Proteins from a genomic interval of Hyphomicrobiales bacterium:
- a CDS encoding ABC transporter ATP-binding protein, producing MMLLEAKGISVAYDGVRALWDVSISVERGEIVALLGPNGSGKSTLMNGISRLVALESGTIVFDGQEIQKVPPYRTVGLGMAHVLERHRLFPQMTVLENLILGAGPGAARASVKEGLEQAFALFPRLAERQHQVAGSLSGGEQQMCAIARGLMSKPRLLLVDEPFIGLSPRLRSDVERALRTTNQSGVSILLIEQNVKEALRMSRRAYILRTGRVVISGPSDSLAEDDVLRRIFMGAELAPT from the coding sequence ATGATGCTGCTTGAAGCCAAGGGCATATCCGTTGCCTATGACGGTGTCCGCGCGCTGTGGGACGTCTCGATATCGGTCGAGCGCGGAGAGATCGTCGCCCTGCTTGGCCCCAACGGCTCGGGCAAGAGCACGCTCATGAACGGCATTTCTCGCCTGGTAGCGCTGGAAAGCGGTACCATCGTGTTCGACGGGCAGGAGATCCAGAAGGTTCCCCCCTACCGTACCGTTGGCCTGGGAATGGCACATGTCCTCGAGCGCCATCGGCTGTTCCCACAAATGACGGTGCTCGAAAACCTGATTCTGGGCGCAGGTCCCGGGGCCGCACGAGCAAGCGTCAAAGAAGGTCTGGAGCAGGCTTTCGCCTTGTTCCCTCGACTAGCCGAGCGGCAACATCAGGTTGCAGGTAGCCTTTCCGGCGGCGAGCAACAGATGTGCGCTATCGCACGCGGATTGATGTCGAAACCCCGCCTGCTGCTGGTAGACGAGCCCTTTATCGGACTGTCGCCGCGATTGCGCTCTGACGTGGAGCGCGCGTTGCGCACAACAAATCAGTCAGGGGTAAGCATTCTGTTGATCGAACAGAACGTCAAGGAAGCGCTACGAATGAGCCGGCGCGCCTATATCCTCAGAACCGGGCGCGTGGTAATCAGCGGACCTTCGGACTCGCTTGCCGAGGACGATGTGCTGCGGCGGATATTCATGGGCGCGGAGCTTGCGCCGACGTGA
- a CDS encoding GNAT family N-acetyltransferase has product MIRRCTNADVAAICAIINEAAQAYRGVIPTDCWHEPYMTRSELIAEIAAGVAFWGWDEANTLVGVMGLQKVGDATLIRHAYVRPTRQGRGIGSALLTKLAGQTTEPLLVGTWAAAEWAIRFYARNGFRLVSAAEKERLLKNYWSVPIRQQESSVVLAR; this is encoded by the coding sequence ATGATCCGTCGCTGTACCAACGCCGATGTTGCCGCTATATGCGCCATCATCAATGAGGCTGCCCAGGCTTACCGAGGCGTCATCCCGACGGATTGCTGGCACGAGCCTTACATGACGCGATCCGAATTGATCGCCGAGATCGCCGCCGGGGTCGCATTCTGGGGCTGGGACGAGGCGAACACGTTGGTCGGTGTCATGGGTTTGCAGAAGGTGGGGGACGCGACCCTGATCCGCCACGCATATGTGCGGCCGACTCGTCAGGGTCGAGGTATCGGCAGCGCGCTTCTGACCAAGCTCGCAGGCCAGACCACGGAACCGTTGTTGGTCGGCACTTGGGCAGCGGCCGAGTGGGCTATCCGCTTTTACGCGCGAAACGGTTTTCGCCTCGTCTCGGCGGCGGAGAAGGAGCGGCTCCTCAAGAACTACTGGAGCGTTCCCATACGCCAGCAAGAAAGCTCGGTAGTATTGGCACGCTAG
- a CDS encoding cupin domain-containing protein, with amino-acid sequence MDVAGSGDTLPPPTGLRSLGLTIRESRKKSGLTLQQLAKKARLSISYLSQVERNILTPSVSTLKRIADLLEIPAGKLMFGGENGGGLSAIGVVRKNRRKRISFPGSNIEYELLTPDLRRRASLLWLTAPPGAESGPAFVHEGEDGVVVLKGKLEIEIGGMHHELTAGDSIYFNAGLPHCWRNVGDDTVEAIWLSTPPSF; translated from the coding sequence ATGGACGTTGCGGGTAGTGGCGACACACTCCCGCCGCCGACCGGGCTTCGTTCACTGGGCCTGACAATCCGCGAAAGCCGTAAGAAATCCGGCCTGACGCTCCAACAACTGGCCAAAAAGGCACGTCTTTCGATCAGTTATCTCAGTCAGGTCGAACGCAATATTCTGACGCCCTCCGTCAGCACGCTCAAACGAATTGCAGACCTATTGGAGATCCCTGCCGGCAAGCTGATGTTCGGCGGCGAGAACGGAGGCGGGCTGTCCGCGATCGGCGTTGTTCGAAAGAATCGACGTAAGCGGATCAGCTTCCCCGGCTCGAACATCGAATATGAGTTATTGACGCCTGACCTGCGGCGCCGGGCGTCCTTACTCTGGCTGACAGCGCCTCCAGGCGCCGAAAGCGGGCCTGCCTTCGTGCACGAAGGCGAGGATGGCGTCGTGGTGCTGAAAGGCAAACTCGAGATCGAAATTGGCGGCATGCATCACGAACTGACCGCCGGCGACAGCATCTATTTCAATGCGGGCCTGCCACATTGCTGGCGCAATGTCGGCGATGACACCGTCGAGGCAATTTGGCTATCAACGCCGCCGTCATTTTGA